The stretch of DNA AGGAGTTGGAGAAGTTTACCGGTCTGACCCGGCTGCTTACCGATTGGCTGTCCGGGCAACGTTACGGCCAGCAAGCCCGCGTCGGCCAGCCAGCCGAATGCCTCGACGGGGAATGTGTCTTCGCGGTCGGTGTCTGGAGCAGATTCGGCCAACTGACAAACCAGCACGTCGATGCGCTTCCCAAACGAGTCACTTGTTTCGGCAGTGGGGGTATGAACGGGTGCGGTAAACGTTGAGATTGTCATAAGCAAAGAAGGTGCAGAGCAACTACTTTGTTTGGCTGAAGGGCCTACCTATTTACCTTTCTGATTGAATGGTTTTTGAGGACAACGAAACATTCATACCGTTTTTTCCGTACCTTTGCGGGAAATTTTTGCAGTACCAATGGCATCATTCAATCCGGTCAAGATTTTTTCGGGCAGTCAATCCACCTACTTAGCCGAGAAAATCGCGCATTACTACGGCAAAGACCTTGGCGGCTATACCTGCCGTCGGTTCAGTGACGGTGAAATGTCGCCCAGTTTTGAAGAGTCGGTGCGGGGCTGCGACGTGTTTCTGATTCAATCGACCCCGCCCCCAGGCGACAACCTGATGGAGTTGCTCCTGATGGTCGACGCAGCCCGGCGGGCTTCGGCACACTACGTAACGGTGGTGATTCCGTATTTCGGTTATGCCCGGCAAGACCGCAAAGACCGCCCCCGCGTGGCAATTGCGGCCAAATTAATGGCAAACATGCTGGCCGCGTCGGGTGCCGACCGGCTGATGACGATTGACTTACACGCCGGGCAAATTCAGGGTTTCTTCGACTTTCCGGTCGATCACCTGGAAGGTACGTCAGTGTTTGTGCCGTACATTAAAAGTCTGAACCTTGATAATCTGGTGATTGCCTCGCCCGATGTGGGGGGTGCCAACCGTGCCCGCGTGTTTGCGAAGCATTTCAATGCCGATATTGTGCTGTGCGATAAACACCGCAAACGGGCCAACGAAATTGCGTCGATGCAGGTCATCGGCGACGTAGAAGGGGCTAACGTGGTGCTGGTCGATGACCTCATCGACACTGGCGGCACAATGGCAAAAGCTGCTCAGATTATCCTCGAAAAAGGAGCCAAGTCGGTGCGGGCCGTTTGTACGCACCCGGTGATGTCGGGCAATGCACACGACAATATCGCCAACTCGGTGCTGGAAGAACTGGTTGTGTCAGATTCGCTGCCGCTACGCCAGTCCAACGCCAAAATTCAAGTGCTGTCGGTGGCTGAGTTATTTGCCAAAGCCATTGGCCGCATCCGTGACCATGAATCTATTAGTTCACTTTTTATTCGATATTGATTGAATGAGTGAATGATTGAGTGATTGACTGTTTCGGTCGCTTAGCCATTCAACCAGTCAATCAGTCAAAATTCAATCATTTTACAAACATGAAACAAATCGAGATTGTAGGGTATCAACGAGCGAATCTCGGCCGTGCGGAATCACAGGCGATTCGGGCTGAGGGTAATGTTCCGTGCGTGTTGTATGGCGGCAGTGAGCAGGTGCATTTTTCCGCGCCCGCTATTCTGTTCCGGTCTTTGCTGTATACGCCAAATGTGTATGAGGTGCTGCTGAACATCGAAGGCACTGAGTACCGGGCTGTTTTACAGGAAGCCCAGTTCCATCCGGTTAGCGACACGCTGCTGCACGCCGACTTTTTGCAGATTATTGAGGGTAAGCCGGTTAAACTGGCAGTACCCGTTCGGCTGATCGGTACGGCTCCGGGCGTTCAGAAAGGTGGCAAGTTAGTAACACGCGTTCGGAAACTGCGCGTGAAAGGGGCTATCGAAAATATTCCTGATTTCATTGATGTCGATGTGTCGGGTCTCGACCTCGGCAAGTCGGTTCGCGTGGGTCAGATTCCCGTGCAAAACATTGAAATGCTGGAGCAGGCATCAAACCCTGTTGCGAGCATTGAAATTCCCCGTGCATTGCGCGGTACGGTGGGCAAGTAAGTTTATTATTTGCCTGATTTTTAAGCTAATAGATATAACCAAATGCCCGGCCACTATTGGTCGGGCATTTGGTTGTTATGCGGGTACATACACGCCCGTCGGTATTTACTGCATTAGCTCGGCCCTATAGCCGGCTTTCTCAACGGCCTGCCGGGCATCGCTCGCATCTTCTCCCTTTACGGTCAGCACTTTAGCCGGGTTTTGCGTGTCGACTTGCCAGTTACCTTCACCTACTGCCTCATTCAGAAAAGGGGTTACAGTAGCTACGCAGTTGGCACATTTGATATTGGTTTTAAACTGAGCGGTTTCCATGAATCTGTTTGTTATTGAGAACAATCTGGTTTTCCCTATAACACCTGTTGCCGCGAAAAAGCACCAGGTTGGTCTGGTAAAATTCGGGTTATTATTTACACAATTTGCGGCATATTTATCTCCTCGAATCGATTAGCCTACGTTCCATACAATAACTTTCAATCGACATGCCAATAGACGCCCGATGTACCAGCAGTTCCTTCAAGTAACTATATGTTTTGATTGAACAACAGCTTAAGTATATTTCTCTTAAACAAAGACTTACCGAATGTAGTTGCGGGGTTGTTTTTTTGCTACGTTTAATAATATTAGCTATTCGGGTAGCGTTATTATTGTGTAATGTCGCCAATTTTAAGGTGTGCAAGGACGTACAATACGGGTTATTGAAAAATAAAAATTTGCCTGAGATATTGTACTCTCAAAGAAACTGCTTAGTTTAGCATGACAATCCTTTACAAAGGGAAGGTTGAACATCAAGATTAGACGGCCGCCCGGTCGTCGGTCTTGAAATGGTGTGGATAGAAGCGGAAAGCCGCCCCGAGTTTCGGAGCGGCTTTTTTGTATTTTTAGAATCCCTTCAATTAGTATTACCCTATGCGTCTCGTCGCGCTGCTTTCAGCATTGTTGTTACTCCACAGTTGTCTGTCTCCCCCGGTTGCGGCCCCACCCGATACCGCGTACTTGCCAATCGAAACAGGCCGGTACATACTATATACGGTTGACGAAGAACGGTACGCACCAGCCCGGTTGGTTCAGCGGCAGACGTATCAGCTTAAAGAAATCACGGGCGAAGCCTATACAGACGTCAGCGGTCGGCCTGCCTTTCGGCTCTTGCGATTTCGGCGGGCTGATGCCGCACAAGCCTGGCATCCCGATTCGATCTGGTCGGTGCGGCTAACGGAAAATGCGGCCATTCGCACAGAAAATGGACGCGATTATGTTAAATTGATGTTTCCTCTGCGTACCGGACTTCGATGGAACGGCAACCGGTTCAATAATCTGGGCGAAGACATCTACGAAGCTCATACTACCAATGAGCCGTACCGCGTTGTAGATAAGCCATTTGCGCCAGCAATACGCATTGTTCAGCGCAATGACTCAACACTTGTTTCGCAAGACAGACGCACCGAAATCTACGCGCTCGGCATCGGTATGATTTATAAAGAACGAATTCAACTAACGTACTGCACGGCCACGCCCGCCTGCATCGGGAAAAAACAAATCGAGTATGGCATCCGACAAATCTACCGCATCACTGACTACGGCGTCGAGTAAAGCTATTTTGCTGCTTGTAGTTTTTTTGCTGACGCATACCCTGTCGTTTAGCCAAACCACGACCCGCACCTATTTGGTTCGGCTGCGCGACAAGGTCAGCTCACCCTACAGTGTCAGCCGTCCCGAACAGTTTTTATCGCAGCGATCCATTCAGCGCAGGCAGAAACAGAACATCGCCGTGCTGGAACGCGACCTGCCCGTAAATCCAGCTTACGTAACACAACTGCAACAGGCCGGAGCTAAAGTCCGGTTTACCTCGCGCTGGCTCAACGCTGTGCTGATTGAGGCTACCGACGCCACAATGACCGCCGTGCAGCGATTGCCGTTCGTGACAGGATTGGAGTTTAACCGTGCCCTGTCGAGACCCGTTCGGAGTGGTGGGCGCCTTGGTGCAGAGACAGATACGAAGTTTGGGCAGGTGCAAACGGCCATCAACTACGGCACGTCGCAGACGCAGATTACACAGCTTGGCGTCGATAACATGCACGCTGCGGGCTTCCGGGGCGAAGGTATCCTGATTGGCGTGCTGGATTCCGGGTTTATGAACGCCGACGAGGTCAGTTTTCTGAAACCGCTGTTCGATGAAAAACGGATACTCGCAACCTATGATTTTGTAAAAAAAGAGACAAGCGTATACGAAGACGACTCGCACGGCACCTCTTGTTTAGCGGCCATTGCCGCCACCGCCGACGGACAACTGTACGGCACAGCCTTCAAAGCCTCCTTTGTGCTGCTCCGCACCGAAGACGCCGACAGCGAACAACAGGTAGAAGAAGCCAACTGGCTTTTCGGAGCCGAATACGCCGACAGCGCGGGCGTCGATGTCATCAGTTCCTCATTAGGTTATACTACCTTCGACGACCCTTCACAGAACTACACCTACGCCAACATGGATGGTAAAACAGCCCTCTGTACGCGGGCCGCGCAGATTGCTTCGGAAACGGGCATGGTAGTGGTGGTAGCGGCTGGTAATGAGGGCAGTAATGCGTGGCGATACATTTCGGCACCGTCTGATGCTGCCGGGGTGCTGTGCATTGCCGCCGTTAATCAGACTGGGCAATGGGCTTCGTTCAGTTCTATCGGCCCGGCTGCCGATGGGCGCGTAAAACCCGATCTGGCAGCTCGCGGACAGGGTACCATCATCGGCAATCCTGACGGACGTATTGCTTCGGGCAATGGCACGTCGTTTGCCACGCCGTTGGTAGCGGGGCTGGCGGCTGGGTTCTGGCAGGCAAATTCCCGGCTCACGGCGGTGCAGGTGGTAGAAGCCCTGCGCCGGTCGGGTACTCAGGCCGGTGCGCCCGATGCGCAGCTTGGCTATGGCATCCCGAACTTTGCCCGGCCATTGGCTACCGAAGAGCCAATGGCCCCGTTTGTGGTGTTTCCTAACCCATTTAGTGATGGCGAACCACTCACTATCGACTGGCAAACGATCAATGCCAACGCTTCTGTCGACGCCACGCTCGCTGACCTAACGGGCCGGACCGTGTGGCAGTATCGTTATCAGCCCGGCAAACTCGGCACCCTGACTGTGCCCAGCCTGAATCTGTCGGCAGGCTTCTATGTGATGACGATTGTATCGGGCGATAAACGACGGGTAATCAAGCTTTTAAAACGATGATGTAGACCTGCTCAGCAGATTCAGGCTAATATTCGTTTCAATCCTCGCAGTGGCCGTCAGCCGGGGCGGCTTACGTTATTTTGATAAACTACTTGCTACACTAACTCTAATTGATTTTACTAAGTAATTTAGTATATTCTTTAGACAAAAAATTTTGCAAAAAAAACAGCCCTTTCAAAAACACTATACTCTTACAAAAATAACATCGCTTAAGATATTGGTTCTACCAATATCTTAAGCGATGTTATCGATACTGATGTGGATGAACTCCCAGAGGTATTTCAGGTCGGAACTAATCGGCCCGGTGCGGGTTTATACGAGAGAAACAAGAACAACTTAATTCAAACCGTTTTCAATTATGGCAGCAGGATCACTTGCCGTAGAAGCGACCGACGCGAACTTCAACGAGTTAATAAATTCCGATATACCGGTTCTGGTCGATTTCTGGGCCGAATGGTGCGGACCCTGTAAAATGATCGGCCCGGTTGTGGAGCAACTGGCTGGCGAATACGAAGGCAAAGCCGTTATCGCTAAAATGGACGTTGACCAAAACGCCCAGATTCCGGCTAAATTCGGCATTCGTAGCATTCCCACGCTGATGGTGTTCAAGAAAGGCGAACTGGTCGATAAAGTGATCGGTGCTGTTCCCAAAACCGTGCTGGAGCAAAAATTACAAGCCGCGCTGTAAATAATCAGGGGTAAAGGAGAAGGGGGTAAGGTGTAAGGGGATGACGCGAATCAACCCCCTACACCTTACCCCCTTCTCCTTTACCCCTGATTATTTACACCAGCATCCGCATGGGGTTTTCCAGCAAGTCTTTCAGCGTTTGCAGGAAAGCCGCGCCGGTAGCACCGTCGACCACGCGGTGGTCACAGGAGAGCGTTACTTTCATGACGTTGGTCGGTTGCGCCTGACAGTCAACGAATTTCACGGTTTCTTTGATCGTTCCTACGGCCAGAATGCACGCATCGGGCGGGTTGATGATAGCCGTAAACTCGTCGATGCCGAACATGCCGAGGTTCGAGATCGAGAACGTGCTGCCTTCCCAATCTTTCGGCTGAAGTTTTTTGTCTTTCGCCTTGCCCGCGAGGTCTTTTACTTCGGCGGCAATGGTCGAAAGCGTTTTCTGGTCGGCGTTGCGTACTACCGGCACCAACAGACCATCGGGAATCGCTACGGCCACGCCTATATTTACGTACTTGTATTTCCGAATCTTATCGCCGAGCCACGATGCGTTAACGTCGGGGTGTTGTTTGAGGGCCACCGCCGAGGCTTTCAGCACGAAATCGTTGAACGAAATTTTGACCGGGCTAACCGTGTTGACCGTACCGCGCAGTTCCATCGCCTTGTCCATGTTGATTTCCATGGTCAGGTAGAAGTGCGGAGCCGTAAACATGCTCTCACTGAGTCGGCGGGCAATGACTTTCCGCATCTGACTAACCGGCACGTCTTCAAAGTCGCCGGCTGGTGTGGGTGCTTGTTGAGCCGCCGGAGCCGGTTGCGCGGCTGGGGCGGGTTGTGCGGCTGGCTGCGCTGCCGGTTGTGAAGCCGCTTTTTCCGATGCGTCGGACCGTTTGGGCACGAACGATTCTACGTCGCTTTTCACGATGCGGCCTTCGGGGCCGGAACCCTGCACCTGCGCGAGGTTAATGCCTTTTTCGGCGGCAATGGCTTTCGCCAGCGGAGACGCTTTCACGCGTCCGTTCGATTCGGCACCGCCCGTTTTATCGCCCGCATACGACAGGTCGGTAGCGGCATTGGCAGGTACGTCCGCCTGTGCCGGTCCGTCATTACGGTTTTGCCCGGCGGTTTCCGAACCGCTGCCATTTGCTGCCGGAGCCGGTGCGCCCGAACCACCGTCGAGCAGTACTTTAAAGTTGGCACCTTTTTCGCCCACCACAGCGATAATTTCATCGACCGCCACCGACGCACCTTCTTTCACGCCGACGTACAGCAATGTACCTTCTTCGTAGGCTTCGAGATCCATCGTGGCTTTGTCGGTTTCGACTTCGGCCAGAATATCGCCCGACTTCACCGTATCACCTTCTTTTTTGTGCCACGCTACAATGGTGCCTTCGGTCATGGTGTCGCTCATTTTGGGCATCCGAATCACCGACGCGTTCACGTTCTCAGCCGGTGCCGCCGACAGGGCTTTCTGGTCGGGCAGGTTAGTGGCTACTTCGGCTTTGTTGGCATCGCCACTCGGTGCCGGGGCGGGTTCGGATTTTGGCGATTCGGCTGCTGCTGGGGCCTGACTGCCGCCACTGCTGCCGTTGAGCAGTGCTTTGTAATCTTCGCCCTCCGCCCCGATAATGGCTAACACGCCATCGACCGGCACCGACGCGCCCTTTTCAACACCGATGTAGAGCAGCGTACCTTCTTCATACGACTCTAAATCCATCGTGGCTTTATCGGTTTCGACTTCGGCCAGCACGTCGCCGGATTTTACTTTATCGCCCACCTTTTTGTGCCACTCCGCAATGACGCCTTCGGTCATGGTGTCGCTCATTTTGGGCATTCGGATTAACTCAGCCATAAACGGTATGTGTATATCGGGTTGTACAGATGCAGTCGGCGCGTTGGCCGGGTCGCCAAAATTAACGCAAAGCCGCAAAGTTTGTATCGCTCGGTAGGGTTTTTACTCTACCCAAAGCACTAATCCTTTCAGATAACCACCTTCTGGATGGAACAGGCTAACGGGATGGTCGGCGGGTTGACTCAGGTGATGCAACACGCGCACCTGCCGCCCGGCTTCGATGGCAGCCGCTACGATGGTGTTATAAAATAACTCGCGGTCAACTACCTGCGAACAGGAGAACGTAAACAGAATCCCGCCTTTCGCCACCCGGCGCAGCCCTTCGGCATTCAGGCGTTTGTAGCCCTGCACGGCCCGGTGCCGCGCTGGCAAACTCTTGGCATACGCGGGCGGGTCGAGTATCACTACGTCATACTGGTGGTCGTGACTTTTTAAATAATGCATCACATCGTCGGGGTGGGCTTCGTGCGCTGTTGCATCGCCGAAGTTAGCCGCCACATTCTGGTTGGTCAGGTCGATAGCTTTCGGCGACGAATCGACCGAATGCACCTGCGTGGCTCCGGCCTCCAATGCATAAACTGAAAATCCGCCCGAATAGCAGAACGCGTTCAGCACTTTTTTTCCCTTTGCATACTGCGCCAGCAATGCCCGGTTGTCGCGCTGGTCTAAGAAAAAGCCGGTCTTCTGGCCCGTAATCCAGTCAACCAGAAAGGTATTGCCATTTTCCTGAACCGGATGCGGCACGGGCGTTCGGCCAAAGAGGTAGCCGTTCGTGACCGATGCGCCGTAGTCGCCGGGTAAAGTTTCGCTGCTTTTGTCGTACACGGCCCTGAGTTCGTCGCCGAATACGTTACGAAGCGCGTCGGTAATGAGTTCGCGTTCGCGGTGCATCCCGATAGAGTGCGCCTGCAACACGGCCACGCCATTGTACATGTCGATGATTAAGCCCGTGCAGCCGTCGCCTTCCCCGTGTACAAGCCGGTAGCAGTTCGTCGCGCCTGTAACGATGGCTTGCCGGATGCTACGGATGCGGGCCAGTTTGTCGGTCCAGTACGGCACGTCGGGCGTAACGGGGCCACCCGCCGAAGCGGCAAATGAAAACAGTCGCACGGCAATGCTGCCATCGTGGTAATGGCCCGTAGCCAGGTACTCGCCTTTCCGGTCGAAGACCTCAACCACGTCGCCATCAGCAACATTGCCTTCGTGCCGACCAATGGCTCGCGAGAACACCCACGGGTGAAACCGCCGAACGGCCTCGTCGCGCCCGGCTTGCAGATATATTTTGGAATACGTCATTTTTCAGAAACGCAAAGATACTTTTGTATAGGCAAATCTTTTATCACTATGCAACGACGTTCATTTCTTCAACAGGCCGGTCTACTAACGGCTGGCACTTTCGCTTTCGGCTCCGATGTACTGGCCGCTTCGCCCCAGAAATCAATCAAACCATTTGGTGTTCAACTGTATAGCGTTCGCGACCTGCTGCCCAAAGACCCCAAAGGCATTATGACGCAACTCGCTAAAATGGGCTACAAACAGTTTGAGAGTTACGGCGGACCGCAGGGCTTTTTATGGGGCATGGAGCCGAAAGAAATTAAAAGCTTTCTCGGTGATATGGGTGTGAAATTAGTCAGTACGCACTTCGATTTTCGGAAAGACCTCGCCAAAAGCATCGACATGGCAAACGGCGCAGGGTTGAGTTATCTGCTCTGCCCGTATATTGGTCCGCAGAAATCGATGGACGACTGGAAACGTATTGCCGACGACTTCAACAAAACTGGCGAACAGGTTCGTAAAGGCGGGTTGAAGTTTGGCTACCACAACCACGACTACTCGTTCAAGCCGCTCGACGGTCAAATTCCGCAGGAGTACCTGCTGGCAAATACCGACCCGCAGAACGTAATGTTTGAACTGGATTTGTGCTGGATCGAAGCCGCCGGACAGGATGCCGCCCAACACCTCAAAAAATACGGCAAACGCTACGAACTCTGCCACATCAAAGATTTTAACAAAGTCGATGGCAAAGTTGTACAGGCTGATCTGGGCAAGGGCGTAGTAAACTACCGGCACATCCTGAACACGGCTATAGACAATGGCATGAAGTACTTTCTGGTGGAACAGGAGCAGTACCCCGTTTCGCCGATGGCAAGTATGCAGGCCGACGCCGACTATATGAAGAAGTTAGTGATCTGACGGTATCTTTGCCTAATGAACCCATTTCGCCCCAAAGCAACCCGCTTTTGTTTCTTGTTCATTTTTTACTTTTCATTTTTCATTTCCGTTCAGGCCCAATCGCCCTACGCGTTGAAAACGGGCCGCGAACTGGCAATTTTCGGCGCGGGGGCGGCAACGGGCATTACGGCACTCGTACTTGAAAAACAGGTAACGCCCCTCACCGTAGCCCAAATCAACAGCCTGAACCGTAACGATATACCAGCGTTTGACCGCCCGGCCACCTACCGATTCAGCCACACATACGACCGCCTGAGCGACGTTACCTGGGCGAGTGGCGTGGCTGGCCTGGGGCTGCTCACCCTCGGCACGAAGCCCATGCGGCAGGATTGGAAAACGGTGGGGGTGATGTATATCGAGACCGTTCTGCTGGCAAATGGCGTTCAGCGTTCGGTTAAAAACATTGTGCAGCGCACCCGCCCCTTTGCGTATAACCCCGACGCGCCGTTGGCCGAAAAACTGGACCGCGAAGCGCGGCAGTCTTTTCCTTCGGGACATGCCACCAACGCCTTCGCTACGGCGGTGTTTACGAGTGAGGTGTTCCGGCATTATTTTCCGCAGTCGAAATGGAAGCCTGTGGTTTGGGTTGGTTCGCTGGGGCTGGCAACGACGACGGCGGTGCTGCGCTACACAGGCGGACAACATTACCCTACCGATTTGCTGGCCGGGGCCACGATTGGTTCGCTGCTGGGCTGGGGCATTCCAAAACTGCACGAAGTGAAAAACCGGAGCGACCTGGGCCAGCGGCTCGACGTACAGCCCTGGAGCAACGGGCAGGCATCGGGAATTTACCTGCAATTGGCCGTGTTCTCGCGTTAACTTTGCGATGTAATGACTAAAATTACCGACCATATCAAGGCTGCGAACGGCAAGCCAATTTTTTCGATTGAAGTGATTCCGCCTATCAAAGGCGACAACCTGAAAAGCCTGCTCGATAACATCGAACCGCTGATGGAGTTCAAGCCGCCCTTCATCGACGTTACGTACCACCGTGAAGAATACATTGAGCGGCCCCTGCCCGACGGAACCATCCAGAAAATTGTGACGCGCAAACGGCCTGGCACCGTCGGTATCTGCTCAGCCATTATGCACCGTTTCGGTGTTGACCCCGTGCCGCACGTGCTGTGTGGCGGCTTTACCCGCGAAGAAACCGAAGATTTCCTCATCGACCTGCATTACCTCGGCATCGACAATGCGCTCGTGCTGCGGGGCGACCCGGCCAAGCCGTTCACAACTTTCAAACCGAAAGAAAACGGCTATGCCTACGCCAGCGAACTCGTTGAGCAGGTTGCCAACATGAACCGGGGCGTTTATCTGCACGAAGAAGATACCGCACTGGCACCCAGCAACTTCT from Spirosoma montaniterrae encodes:
- the trxA gene encoding thioredoxin, producing MAAGSLAVEATDANFNELINSDIPVLVDFWAEWCGPCKMIGPVVEQLAGEYEGKAVIAKMDVDQNAQIPAKFGIRSIPTLMVFKKGELVDKVIGAVPKTVLEQKLQAAL
- a CDS encoding pyruvate dehydrogenase complex dihydrolipoamide acetyltransferase, which gives rise to MAELIRMPKMSDTMTEGVIAEWHKKVGDKVKSGDVLAEVETDKATMDLESYEEGTLLYIGVEKGASVPVDGVLAIIGAEGEDYKALLNGSSGGSQAPAAAESPKSEPAPAPSGDANKAEVATNLPDQKALSAAPAENVNASVIRMPKMSDTMTEGTIVAWHKKEGDTVKSGDILAEVETDKATMDLEAYEEGTLLYVGVKEGASVAVDEIIAVVGEKGANFKVLLDGGSGAPAPAANGSGSETAGQNRNDGPAQADVPANAATDLSYAGDKTGGAESNGRVKASPLAKAIAAEKGINLAQVQGSGPEGRIVKSDVESFVPKRSDASEKAASQPAAQPAAQPAPAAQPAPAAQQAPTPAGDFEDVPVSQMRKVIARRLSESMFTAPHFYLTMEINMDKAMELRGTVNTVSPVKISFNDFVLKASAVALKQHPDVNASWLGDKIRKYKYVNIGVAVAIPDGLLVPVVRNADQKTLSTIAAEVKDLAGKAKDKKLQPKDWEGSTFSISNLGMFGIDEFTAIINPPDACILAVGTIKETVKFVDCQAQPTNVMKVTLSCDHRVVDGATGAAFLQTLKDLLENPMRMLV
- a CDS encoding phosphatase PAP2 family protein; this translates as MNPFRPKATRFCFLFIFYFSFFISVQAQSPYALKTGRELAIFGAGAATGITALVLEKQVTPLTVAQINSLNRNDIPAFDRPATYRFSHTYDRLSDVTWASGVAGLGLLTLGTKPMRQDWKTVGVMYIETVLLANGVQRSVKNIVQRTRPFAYNPDAPLAEKLDREARQSFPSGHATNAFATAVFTSEVFRHYFPQSKWKPVVWVGSLGLATTTAVLRYTGGQHYPTDLLAGATIGSLLGWGIPKLHEVKNRSDLGQRLDVQPWSNGQASGIYLQLAVFSR
- a CDS encoding class I SAM-dependent rRNA methyltransferase; amino-acid sequence: MTYSKIYLQAGRDEAVRRFHPWVFSRAIGRHEGNVADGDVVEVFDRKGEYLATGHYHDGSIAVRLFSFAASAGGPVTPDVPYWTDKLARIRSIRQAIVTGATNCYRLVHGEGDGCTGLIIDMYNGVAVLQAHSIGMHRERELITDALRNVFGDELRAVYDKSSETLPGDYGASVTNGYLFGRTPVPHPVQENGNTFLVDWITGQKTGFFLDQRDNRALLAQYAKGKKVLNAFCYSGGFSVYALEAGATQVHSVDSSPKAIDLTNQNVAANFGDATAHEAHPDDVMHYLKSHDHQYDVVILDPPAYAKSLPARHRAVQGYKRLNAEGLRRVAKGGILFTFSCSQVVDRELFYNTIVAAAIEAGRQVRVLHHLSQPADHPVSLFHPEGGYLKGLVLWVE
- a CDS encoding heavy-metal-associated domain-containing protein, translating into METAQFKTNIKCANCVATVTPFLNEAVGEGNWQVDTQNPAKVLTVKGEDASDARQAVEKAGYRAELMQ
- a CDS encoding S8 family serine peptidase, which produces MASDKSTASLTTASSKAILLLVVFLLTHTLSFSQTTTRTYLVRLRDKVSSPYSVSRPEQFLSQRSIQRRQKQNIAVLERDLPVNPAYVTQLQQAGAKVRFTSRWLNAVLIEATDATMTAVQRLPFVTGLEFNRALSRPVRSGGRLGAETDTKFGQVQTAINYGTSQTQITQLGVDNMHAAGFRGEGILIGVLDSGFMNADEVSFLKPLFDEKRILATYDFVKKETSVYEDDSHGTSCLAAIAATADGQLYGTAFKASFVLLRTEDADSEQQVEEANWLFGAEYADSAGVDVISSSLGYTTFDDPSQNYTYANMDGKTALCTRAAQIASETGMVVVVAAGNEGSNAWRYISAPSDAAGVLCIAAVNQTGQWASFSSIGPAADGRVKPDLAARGQGTIIGNPDGRIASGNGTSFATPLVAGLAAGFWQANSRLTAVQVVEALRRSGTQAGAPDAQLGYGIPNFARPLATEEPMAPFVVFPNPFSDGEPLTIDWQTINANASVDATLADLTGRTVWQYRYQPGKLGTLTVPSLNLSAGFYVMTIVSGDKRRVIKLLKR
- a CDS encoding ribose-phosphate pyrophosphokinase — its product is MASFNPVKIFSGSQSTYLAEKIAHYYGKDLGGYTCRRFSDGEMSPSFEESVRGCDVFLIQSTPPPGDNLMELLLMVDAARRASAHYVTVVIPYFGYARQDRKDRPRVAIAAKLMANMLAASGADRLMTIDLHAGQIQGFFDFPVDHLEGTSVFVPYIKSLNLDNLVIASPDVGGANRARVFAKHFNADIVLCDKHRKRANEIASMQVIGDVEGANVVLVDDLIDTGGTMAKAAQIILEKGAKSVRAVCTHPVMSGNAHDNIANSVLEELVVSDSLPLRQSNAKIQVLSVAELFAKAIGRIRDHESISSLFIRY
- a CDS encoding sugar phosphate isomerase/epimerase family protein, producing the protein MQRRSFLQQAGLLTAGTFAFGSDVLAASPQKSIKPFGVQLYSVRDLLPKDPKGIMTQLAKMGYKQFESYGGPQGFLWGMEPKEIKSFLGDMGVKLVSTHFDFRKDLAKSIDMANGAGLSYLLCPYIGPQKSMDDWKRIADDFNKTGEQVRKGGLKFGYHNHDYSFKPLDGQIPQEYLLANTDPQNVMFELDLCWIEAAGQDAAQHLKKYGKRYELCHIKDFNKVDGKVVQADLGKGVVNYRHILNTAIDNGMKYFLVEQEQYPVSPMASMQADADYMKKLVI
- the metF gene encoding methylenetetrahydrofolate reductase [NAD(P)H], with translation MTKITDHIKAANGKPIFSIEVIPPIKGDNLKSLLDNIEPLMEFKPPFIDVTYHREEYIERPLPDGTIQKIVTRKRPGTVGICSAIMHRFGVDPVPHVLCGGFTREETEDFLIDLHYLGIDNALVLRGDPAKPFTTFKPKENGYAYASELVEQVANMNRGVYLHEEDTALAPSNFCIGVAAYPEKHFEAENHDIDFEYLKQKVDRGADYIVTQMFFDNGKYFDFVDRCRQHDITIPIIPGLKPLSTRKQLQILPKIFHLEMPADLVRAVEACENDQQARQVGIEWSIQQSRELVAGGAPVLHFYTMGKADNIMKIAREVF
- a CDS encoding 50S ribosomal protein L25/general stress protein Ctc, translated to MKQIEIVGYQRANLGRAESQAIRAEGNVPCVLYGGSEQVHFSAPAILFRSLLYTPNVYEVLLNIEGTEYRAVLQEAQFHPVSDTLLHADFLQIIEGKPVKLAVPVRLIGTAPGVQKGGKLVTRVRKLRVKGAIENIPDFIDVDVSGLDLGKSVRVGQIPVQNIEMLEQASNPVASIEIPRALRGTVGK